A single genomic interval of Armigeres subalbatus isolate Guangzhou_Male chromosome 1, GZ_Asu_2, whole genome shotgun sequence harbors:
- the LOC134217943 gene encoding putative uncharacterized protein DDB_G0271606 — translation MKMELNHLTPEEIDFELLVRKTTGTRGKNLEWKTSQLQQLLESEFNGSPVPNCSSHVLTDMDSIYQCQTKLAPILQALEGAFRQRNNNQVNVLKSRLLHYQFRLSLISDPMILMNAKKTLEKVGIALRKIEKYNQEQASGTQEQGQAENLPSDPETLKRLKITKLQSSIKETSNHQLLLEKQLQEELQSNQMSQQQTLNQDPVLFDEPQQQQQQQQQHQNSIREQQHQFLQQLPQQFSVQPSQPHPHLQQQEQQNRGFYQEQSLRLLLNQMQIQQQQLEQQLQQEQYRRQQLEMQLQNLQSRVTAPPQRENDAPNYTFGAISGYWGPYNQRDSGIAEQPQEFQQRNFRETPDRSYTPRFNTQQTNSYRFLQPVHKWPFEYSGEGNIVKLGEFLNQVNTYAVTEGMDDQTLLRSIKHLLKGRALQWYTRSYLNLTSWDIFKAEIKQEFLPPNYSEIVKQDLYLRFQGPNEPFTAFYRDLVAAFEIVEPTISESEKLFILKSHLNTDFSPIASASRSASIRDLVAVCKDFEVSRSYALRGRAPTISRALGSRHDTPVLHRSTNSRFDNNGRPPLSRQPYGSAVVSIMEHSQDFEEELDPVNIREREALQQDIAYRNENASNITEEVSAIRGQNNWSGRSALDTATNQLSGNSIREAPIITVCWQCENPGHTYLRCPNPKRFLFCYSCGKKGCTTRNCEACILRWKQLEAQNAPSISGNRNWENPQ, via the exons ATGAAGATGGAGCTGAACCACCTCACCCCGGAAGAAATAGACTTCGAGCTTCTTGTTCGGAAAACGACAGGTACGAGAGGAAAAAACCTGGAATGGAAGACATCGCAACTACAGCAACTTTTGGAGAGTGAATTCAACGGATCGCCGGTGCCAAACTGTTCGTCCCACGTACTAACGGATATGGACAGCATATATCAATGCCAAACGAAATTGGCACCAATTTTGCAGGCTTTAGAAGGAGCCTTCAGACAAAGGAATAACAACCAAGTGAATGTGTTAAAATCAAGATTGTTGCACTACCAATTTCGACTCTCCCTCATATCGGATCCGATGATCTTAATGAATGCCAAAAAGACATTGGAAAAAGTAGGAATCGCTCTGCGGAAGATCGAGAAATACAATCAGGAACAAGCTTCAGGAACGCAGGAACAGGGACAAGCGGAGAACCTTCCAAGTGATCCAGAGACGCTGAAACGGCTGAAGATAACGAAACTGCAGTCAAGCATCAAGGAAACATCAAATCATCAACTTCTGTTAGAAAAGCAGCTCCAAGAAGAACTACAGAGTAATCAAATGTCTCAACAGCAGACTTTAAATCAGGATCCGGTACTTTTCGACGAG cctcaacaacaacaacaacaacaacaacagcatcaaaattccATAAGGGAACAGCAACATCAATTTCTGCAACAGCTACCGCAGCAGTTTTCTGTTCAACCATCACAGCCACATCCTCATCTTCAACAGCAAGAACAACAAAACAGGGGTTTCTATCAGGAGCAAAGCCTTCGCTTACTGCTGAACCAGATGCAGATACAGCAGCAACAGTTAGAACAACAGCTTCAACAGGAACAATACAGACGACAGCAGTTGGAAATGCAGTTACAGAATCTACAATCAAGAGTGACAGCACCTCCACAACGGGAAAATGATGCTCCGAATTACACATTTGGGGCAATTTCCGGATACTGGGGTCCGTATAATCAAAGAGACTCTGGAATAGCTGAACAGCCCCAAGAATTTCAGCAACGAAACTTTCGAGAAACGCCTGATAGATCCTATACACCGAGATTCAATACTCAACAGACAAATAGTTATAGGTTTCTGCAGCCGGTTCATAAATGGCCATTCGAGTATTCAGGAGAAGGTAACATCGTAAAACTAGGTGAATTCCTAAATCAAGTGAACACCTACGCTGTCACCGAAGGTATGGACGACCAAACATTGCTCCGTTCAATTAAACACCTACTGAAAGGAAGAGCACTTCAATGGTACACCCGGTCGTACCTCAACCTCACATCATGGGACATCTTCAAAGCGGAAATAAAACAAGAGTTCTTACCCCCGAATTACTCGGAGATTGTAAAGCAGGATCTATACTTGAGATTCCAAGGTCCGAATGAACCATTCACAGCATTCTACAGAGACCTGGTAGCGGCATTCGAGATTGTAGAACCAACGATATCGGAGTCAGAAAAGCTATTTATCTTGAAATCACATCTCAACACGGACTTTTCTCCAATTGCCTCGGCGTCTCGATCAGCTAGTATTCGTGACCTTGTTGCAGTATGCAAAGATTTCGAAGTTTCTCGTTCTTACGCACTAAGGGGTCGCGCTCCAACAATCTCACGAGCCCTAGGATCCCGACATGACACTCCAGTACTTCATCGGTCGACGAATAGCAGATTTGACAACAACGGGCGGCCTCCCCTCAGCCGTCAACCATACGGTTCAGCAGTAGTCAGCATAATGGAACATAGTCAAGATTTCGAAGAAGAATTGGATCCAGTGAACATCCGAGAAAGAGAAGCACTTCAACAGGACATTGCTTACCGGAACGAAAATGCATCGAATATAACAGAAGAGGTGAGCGCCATTCGAGGACAGAACAACTGGAGTGGAAGATCAGCTCTAGATACGGCAACGAACCAATTAAGTGGGAATTCCATACGGGAGGCTCCGATCATAACAGTATGCTGGCAATGTGAAAATCCTGGGCACACATATTTAAGATGTCCCAATCCGAAACGCTTCTTGTTCTGCTACAGCTGTGGGAAGAAAGGATGCACAACGCGAAATTGTGAGGCCTGTATCTTACGCTGGAAGCAATTAGAAGCACAAAACGCACCTTCAATTTCGGGAAACCGGAATTGGGAGAACCCACAGTAA
- the LOC134207582 gene encoding uncharacterized protein LOC134207582, which produces MMLPDFFSVIKNVSPNNSQKSTLYGKSIKVFVTQLSLTTKPGVRIPALQDVPAVALSSILEEMASYPSLGKTLHQELSDPVLFMRMFIHHRNDLSVLENCLRKASLVGKPVVPDMVKNWCAMMTDENITPGSTSLVSTVESAVQLGSYLLEAGWWFQSKEVLDIAFGMMLRKKESRVYSNLRIECVQKVLRAEAQLDLRAKADATCNVLLALVENVTDKAVLVQVFLEVANHHFEANRLTECHRWNTKAMELITETTPVDIVIRALQMEAKCLFSLRRYDDGKLVISQAIHRARSTFGRQHRRYADTLYTYGTCLLMTDDSFMIIDAISILLETLFIFTKLYGKLTPQAAIIQSSLAYGLYYRDYISGKFELALAYEYIMKATALAQQIIPERRHFIIRCGEIRTMILDEWDEILAESGEAGGPTRMNNQLLTIAEIKQKCRQNHPE; this is translated from the coding sequence ATGATGCTACCGGATTTCTTCAGTGTTATCAAAAATGTTAGCCCCAATAACAGTCAGAAATCAACTCTGTATGGAAAAAGTATCAAAGTGTTCGTCACCCAGTTGAGTCTCACCACAAAGCCTGGGGTGCGGATTCCGGCATTGCAAGACGTGCCAGCTGTTGCACTGAGTAGCATTCTGGAGGAGATGGCGAGTTATCCGTCTCTGGGGAAAACCCTCCATCAGGAACTCTCGGATCCGGTGCTGTTCATGAGAATGTTCATTCACCACAGAAACGATCTTTCGGTATTGGAAAACTGCTTACGCAAAGCTTCTTTGGTCGGAAAGCCCGTGGTGCCTGATATGGTGAAGAATTGGTGCGCGATGATGACTGATGAAAACATAACCCCAGGATCGACGTCGTTAGTAAGCACTGTTGAATCCGCTGTGCAATTGGGTTCGTATCTTCTGGAAGCTGGTTGGTGGTTCCAAAGCAAAGAAGTACTTGACATCGCCTTCGGCATGATGCTACGCAAGAAGGAGAGTCgtgtttattcaaatttgagaatTGAATGCGTGCAAAAGGTTCTCCGGGCGGAGGCACAACTGGATCTTCGAGCAAAAGCCGATGCAacgtgtaacgttttgttggcACTGGTTGAAAACGTTACCGATAAAGCAGTTCTCGTCCAAGTGTTCCTTGAGGTGGCAAACCATCACTTCGAAGCCAATCGCCTGACCGAATGTCATCGCTGGAATACGAAGGCGATGGAGCTGATCACCGAAACGACACCGGTTGATATTGTCATCAGAGCGTTGCAAATGGAGGCAAAATGTCTCTTCAGTTTGCGACGCTACGACGATGGCAAGTTGGTCATCAGTCAAGCGATTCATCGAGCTCGATCGACCTTCGGTCGCCAACATCGACGGTACGCGGACACTTTGTACACGTACGGAACTTGCCTGCTGATGACCGACGATTCCTTCATGATCATCGACGCCATCTCGATTCTGCTGGAAACTTTGTTCATCTTCACCAAGCTCTACGGTAAACTCACACCCCAAGCGGCGATCATTCAGAGTTCGTTGGCGTACGGATTGTACTATCGGGACTACATTTCCGGAAAGTTCGAGCTAGCGTTGGCTTATGAATACATCATGAAAGCGACGGCACTTGCTCAGCAAATCATTCCGGAGAGAAGACATTTCATCATCCGCTGCGGGGAGATTCGAACGATGATTCTGGATGAGTGGGACGAAATTCTGGCCGAATCGGGAGAGGCAGGAGGTCCCACCAGGATGAATAACCAGCTTTTAACGATTGCAGAAATCAAACAGAAATGCCGCCAAAATCATCCGGAATAA